The following nucleotide sequence is from Apium graveolens cultivar Ventura chromosome 4, ASM990537v1, whole genome shotgun sequence.
TTAGAATATTAGTCTATTATGCATTCAGCTCAGAATAACTAACTTCAAtactctctctcatctctacTAGATTAGTTGCAAATAGTTGTTACTTTTAATTCTTGATGTTCACAATGAAAATGGAGATTACTCCACCAAACTCGAGTAAAATTCTGTTCGTACACAGATTTACACAGCATATTTTAAACCAACAGAATTCAGAAATACTCTACTACTCTTTAACCGTTGTCATTATTAAAAAAACAGTTACTACATTTTCGTATGCCTCAAGTGTTGATTTAAATGTTTGTTAAAAGAAGAAACTCATTTAGAATGAACTTGTAAGCATCCACCACAATCGCATATTACCTTTGACAGTAAATTGTAATTTTTGTTTGAATGTCTTGAAACGCTAGAAAAAGACATCAAAAAGCACATACCAGTTGGATCACTCATCAGTTTAAGTTGTTACTGTACTTGCTACATCCCGGCCAAGTTACACAGTATTTCTACCAATGTTAAGTACCCCCCCCCCCCTACTTCTCCGATCCAGGTGATTGTTTTTTCACACCCATTTCAACATCAAATTAAACCAAATTATGCCTGATGCAAGAAAAAACTAACAAAACAATCTAACAGCAAATCTTCCAAATTATAATGTCACACAACTCGGAAATTCAGACTAGGTTTTATTTTATCACAATACTACAACATTTAAGAAGAGATAGAACTCTTTGATACGATATCAAAGGATATGCCGTTCTCCTGGAGTCTCTCCTGAAGATCTGTTGGGCCAAACACAATCCCAGGTGGGAAAACACCTCCTTTTGGCAGGTCATCACGTTGCTTAAGAAGAACGAGAGCACACTGAATTAGTATAATTGGTGTGGTCAAATAACCAATCTCTGGCCCTGTTAACCTTGTTATAATTTGCATATCAGGCTTCTTATTTCTTTGTGAAGCCAGGCTGCTATCACTAAATCCTTGTCCCACAAACCACATCTTGAACGAAGCAGCATCTACCTCCTCAGCAGTCGGACCCTTCTTTCTAAACCAACCAAGGCTAAAGAAAGATGGAAACTTTAGAAGAAGCGATCGCCCGAAAGCAAAACTACCAAATAACCCCATAAGAATTCCAACACCAATAAAGCGCAGAACACCCAAGAAAGACTTGGACCCGAGTTTGACCCCGAAGTGTGCTGGCTTTATTGTGGACCAGAAATTCTCCCTTCTCTCAGCCTGTTCAGCACTCTCATTGGCACCAGGAAGTCCATGGGGGTTTTCTGTCAGAGTTGTGAGCGTCCTTCGTACAACAGTAGCATCTGCTGAGGGAAGCTTTACAGCCCAAAGGCCTATCTCCTTTTGGTGTTCTATAGTAGAACCTTTGGCAGGAGCAAAACCAggaatctacaattgaagaagGAATTTTGTTAGCTTTATTAAGGGAAAAAGAAAGAATCTACATCAATTCACATATGGGCCAAAATGAAGCGCTTTAGGGATTTATTGGTAACAAACTATAAATATAATGGTCAGGTACAgaggaaaattcaaaattatgCAGTATTATTAATTTGGATAACAATATCATACGCAATCATAATTTCCAGAAATTGCTTATTATGATGGTCTCAGCATCCTACCCAGAAAAGACCTACATTTCATAGAAAGATAGAAGTCGTGTAAATGCAATTTAGCAGCTAGTCTGTCCAAGCATCATGTGATCTCCAAATACGCAGGCACAGAAACAGAAGATATACTACCCAAAAGTAACAATTGTGTGATAACTGTGTCAAAGATTTTTTAATAACATATGGGTGACAGAATGTTTAAATAATATACTTTTGCAACAATGCTATGATTGTGCCAAAAGAAGCATAGAGTTCACGACAATGGGTTATTGGGTTGCACACATGGTCCTTATTCCTTAACATGTATGCCTGACATTGACTACAAATATCACTTACACAAACTAAAAATGCTAATGGTAGCACTAAAGCAAGCAACAAGCTTGAATGTAGCTATCACCACACTAACTGTATGATACAAGACATACAAATAACAGCAGAAGAAGAAAGTGTTAAAATAACTTGATAACCTAAATGTAATGAATTATGTCTTAAAACTTGAGGCCCGGAAAGAAGTTATGTAATTTTCTAACAGTCTCAATAACAATGAGCAAACTTAAGTACCAACATTCAATTAATGAAAAACGTAAAATTATCTGCAATCGTATGTAATTAAAACAAAGATATTCTTACAGTAGGCCGAGCTCTTCTAGGCCGAGACCTCCTTAACTCCTGTAGCTTACCAGCATTAGCAATCCCCAAAACCGCGGATTCAAAAGTCCCAAAATTCCCCACCATCTTCTTATCCGATTCCAAGCTGACATAAGCCTCAACCCTATTGGGCACAGCAGGCGAAACCCACTGCATGGAATTAAACATCAACCCCAACTCCGCGGGAACCGAATCAAACCCACAAGCAGAAACCACCAAAGAACCATTCTTGACAGCCTGATCATAATAATTAGCCTCCACTCTCTCCATAAAATCAGGCTCACCACAAATATCAAGATAATCAGCACCATTCTCAACACAAGCAGCCACAACAGGGTCTCCGAAAAGGCGAAAAGGGCCAACACAATTGAGAATGAGCTTGGTGTGGGCAGCAATGCGATTGAGAGAAGAAGGGTCAGTAGTGTCAGCAGTGAGAATGGGAATAGAGGGAGGTGGGTTTGGAAAAGTGGCCCAAGAAAGAGCTTGGGTCAATCTTGATTCATTTCTGCCTGCTAAAgcaaggttctttaatggagaAGAAGGGGTGTTGAGAAACTTGAGGGCTTCTTTGATTACATACTTGCCTGTGAAACCTGATGCTCCAAAGATTATGATATCATAAGGGGGTGAATTAGGGGTTTGAGTTGCCATTGTTACAGTGTGTGAGAGCAACAAGAAACAAGAACTATATAGAAAAAGAAGTATTTGTGTGGGTATATATGGTAGTATTAAATATTGAGAGGTTGGGTCACAAAAAACTGGTTGTGTGTGTTGTGGTGGTAACTTCGAGAAATGAGAAACTCTACTTTTGAAATGTGTGCCATTTCTGGGTGTAGCAGTACATTTTGGAAGGTGTGAGCATAAAAAGACAGGTAAAAAGTTACATTTGGCTTGAAGAAAGTTAAGGGTTATTTAAGTTGATTTGGATGTGTATGGACAAAATGGTTCTATGGTGTAGTGGTTAGCACTCTGGACTTTGAATCCAGCGACCTGGGTTCGACTCCCGGTAGGACCTTCTTTTTTACCATCCAGCAACCCTCAGATAACAATATGTTACCAGGAGTTATATATTCAAATACAAAATTGCACCATCAAATGAAGAATACATAAGTTTATCTGAGTGAAATGCCTGAATCTTTTAGTTTCTTCACCATCAAATGAAGAATACATAAGTTTATCTGAGTGAAATGCCTGAATCTTTTAGTTTCTTCACCATCAAATGAAGAATACATAAGTCTATCTGAGTAAAATGCCTGAATCTTTTAGTTTCTTCTGACTTTCTGTACTGCTTTTATATTGATAGTTAGATTTTGTTGTTAAGATGCAAATTACAATGAACCTAATGTTTGAGAGTACTTTCTAAGTTTCAACATACACTTAAAAGTTTCGTCAAAAAAAGGAGTACTTTCTAAGTTTCAAAATACACTTAAAAGTTCAGTAAAAAAAAACACTTAAAAGTAATACTAATATCGTAGTATCATTTACTATGTTACAACAATCAAAATTCGTGTCATTTTGCTTTCATCACCTTTGCTGACCAGCAAAGCAAGCAATAAAATCAACAGTTTTTTAATGAATAAGCATACATGGAAACCTGGTGTTAAATACGAGCCAGATGACCTGAATGAACTCAGCAACATATCCTTATAGCGTTGGTCGATAATGGGGTAGATCTCTGCTTAGTGCTTCCTGCAGTTGAAGTCCTGATTTCCCCAAACCCAACTTAAAAACTTCATTACCTACGAGTTTGGATAACTAACCTTTGTGCAGCAGGTTACACAGTCTTATACCCTTAAGTAAAATTGCCTTCATGTTCTTGTACTGAGCTTTCTGGAAACTGTGAGTTGTCAAGACTGAAATTATACTATGTTCTGCCTTGGGAGCTGGTCATGCTGCTTTGAGAAAGTCAGATTTGAGGTTTTTCAAGTGGAATATGTAATTCATTGCTGACCGCTTATAGCAAATCTGGAATATGCAAATGTATTTCATTTTTGTTGCTTCTGGGTCCCTTTTTTCAAGGGACCAAGATCATTTGACAATATCTTTTTCTATACAACACAACATTTGTCATTTGTTATGAACTTGAAGTAACAAAGAATACAAAAAACGAAGTTAATTGGAATGTCTAGTTTGAAATCGACTCATGTATCAAACACATGTTATTTTAACTCTACCATACTGTAACCAGCAGTCCTTTTCAAGCCTCTCTCATTTGCAACAGATCTTATTTCGGCTGCTTCATCCCACCTGTCATCTTCTGCGTATAAATTAGAAACCATTCCATATGCACTTGGGTTTTGAGATTCTATCTCCAACAGCTGCCTTCCTATAAACTCCCCCATTCTAGTATTTCCATGAACTCTACAAGCAGCAAGCATTGAACTGTGTGCTGAACCACGATATCTTACAGGAATGCTTTGCAGGAAACCAAATGCTTCTTCAAGCTGTCCAGATCGGCTTAATAAGTCCACTACACAACCATAGTGCTCTTCACGcggtatcagagaaaaatcttCTTTCATGGATCTAAAGATACGCAAACCCTCTTCAACGAGACCTGAATGACTGCAAGCTGAAAGAACTGATGTGAATGTCACCTCATCAGGGACAACACATTTCTTTTTCATTTGACTGAATAAGTTGAGTGCTTCCGAACACTTTCCATGCATCCCATACGCAGTTATCATCGCATTCCAGGATGCCAAATTCCGTCTAGCCATGTGGGCAAACAATTTTTCTGAACACTGTAGTTTACCACATTTGCTATATGTACTCAGCAATGAATTAATGACCTGTATCTTGTTTTCCATACATGATCTGTAAACATAAGATTGAACCTCCCGTGCTAGGCTAAAATATCCAAGCTGAGTAAATGCTTGGAGGAGGCAGATTAACATTACAGAATCTGGAAGTACTCTTCCTCCTCGCAGTAGACAAAACAAGAAAATGGCTTCATCAGCATGACCACTATTCACGTAACCCATCATCATTGATGTCCAGGATACCAAATCTTTATGTTCTAGTCGGTTAAAGACTTTCCTTGCACAATCTACAAAGTTACACTTTGAATATATATCAATAAGTTGATTAGCTATATCAGTGTTCGACTCAAAATTATGTCTAATCACATATCCTTGGATGCATTTGCCTTGCTTGATGTCTCCCAATTTAGAACATGCTGCAATTATACTTAAAAAGGTGCTTTGATTTGGTTTAATACCCATTATGACCATTTCACGGAATGTCTTGATCGCCTCATTGGCAAATCCACTTTGGAGAAACCCAGCCATCATCACATTACATGAAATCACATCCTTGTCCTCAATTCCATTAAATAGTTTCAAGGCTGTAAAAGTATTATCACATTTCAAGTACAAGTCAATCAAAGCTGTGATAGTAACAATATCAAGTTCAATTCCACTCCGAATTGCATAGCCTTGCATGCTCTTGCCTTCACGTAAGAACTCTAAATCAGCACAACACAAAATCCCATTTGCCAAAGAAATCAAATCAGGTTTTTGTTTTTCTCGAATCATCAAGACAAAGAGATTCAAAGCTTCCGTTGGTTGCCCCAATTGCAAATGACCAACAATCAGTGCATTCCAAGAAGCAACACTCCTGGACTTCATATTACTACATACTGTCATTGCATTATAAGGTTTTCCACACTTGAGATACATGTCCATGAGACTAGTTTCAAACACTTCTTCGAAACAACCAATCCCTCTTCTAATAGCATACCCATGGACCGACTGACCATATCCCCCAACCTGTAACTGTGCTGCTGCATGTAATAAGCTCACTAACGTCACTCGATTAGGATCAAGTCCATCTATCTGCATACATTTAACAATCTCAAAAGACTCATAAGCTCGATAATCACCAATTTGAGCATATCCACTAACCATAGACGTATACGCAACAATATCTTTTTCAACAATTTCATCAAACACTTTAAATGCATCCTGAATATCACCATATCTACAATACAAACCAATCAATGAAGAACCCACAAATGCATCAGTCCCTAATCCAAACTTAATAGCATCAACATGAACAGCACTTCCAAGCTCTAAGTCACATAATGCAACACAACTTCTTAAACTAAATGTAATAATTTGACTATGAACACCTATATTCTTACATCTTAACCCACAATACAACCTTAAAACTTCATTAAAGTGACCAGCTCTAAAATACCCAACAAGAACTGAGTTCCAAAGAGACAAATTGTTGTTTATAATTTTACTAAACACCCATCTTGATTCAGTTAAAAACCCAAACCTGGCATATGAATTTAGAAGCTTAGAGCCTAAAAAGATGTTGTGTTGATAGCCATTAGTGAATATACAAGCATGAAGCTTTTTCAAGAATTGAATTTCATTACAATTGTCCAAGGAATAAACAATATTGGTTAAAGAAAGTGATTGTAAATAATGACCCCTATGTTCTGAACTCAGATTTGAGAAATTAATGTAAAGAGATTTGGAGTGAAGAGAGTTGATTTTGTTGATCAATGTACGAGATGAGACCACATTCATGTTTGCACCGGGACTGCCTGCAGCGTAGCTGTTTAGGGTTAAATTTCAAATTGGccattaaataaatttgaatCTCAAATTTTAAATTCGGGTCtcatttaaaacactttaaaagatataaatatcATTCATCACTATTTCATCCTTAAACTAACGGACAGTTTAAAAATGCTATTTGTCACTTCAGCAAAACGGCTAGTTTTTCAAATCAGCACTCAGCTCGCTCTTACATATCTCCAAGTCAGAtgttaataattaataataaaattaataatacaAACAAACATAAATTAACAtatcatataaaaataataatgcAGACATATGACTAGTCGGGTTATAGAATTGGGGGGAAACGAATTGGGTCATGAAACCCTAACTTTTCAATCAGCTAATTGGATCGAAGATACATTGCTCATACTTGTTTAGGGCGGGTTGATTTTCACATTGTAAGGTAAATGTCTTGTCCTCTTTTCTATCAGAATGTGTACAACTGTATATGTTCATCATCGTGGTCGCTTTGCTCATGTTCCACACTGTGATTATATTGGCGGATTGATTGATGTAGTTAATGATGTAGATCCAGATGTATTTAGTTTTCCTGATTTAGAGAATTATGCTAAAGACTTTGATTATGATAAAAATGATAAAGTGTACTTTAAAATTGATGGTCGTACTTTTAAACAAGGAATTAGACTTCTTGGGATGATGCTTTTGTTATGGATTTGGTTAATGTGTCTGCACGTGTTGGGAAGATTGATGTTTATGTCGATCATTTTTCTAATAATGAGGCGGGTGAGGGGGGTTGAGGCGGGTGAGGGgggtgggggggggggggggctgAAGTGAATTAGGGGAATGAGGGTGATGATGTAAATCAATGAAATGAGTTGGATTTTGATTTTGGGGGGATGGATTTGAGGATTGGGATAGTGATGATCCTAATTACAGTGAGGGTAATAATGTTTCAACTGATGAATATGAGAGTGTTGGTGGTTATTCAGGTGAGAGTGAAACTGAGGAATTGCTAGAATGTAGGAAATACTGAAAAGCAGTTAATGAAGCAATGCCTAAGCTAAATAACATGGATGATGATGATAGTACAGAATCAAATTTTGGAAGTGATGAGTTGAGGTCTTATTCTTCATCCAGTGAAGATGAGAATTATCGTATAGGTTATGTTGGACCACCACATGTCAAGAAAAATTGAGAAAATCAAATATATACAACCCTAAAGAAGCTAAAATTGTGTTTTCCCCTAGTATGAAATTTGGGTCAATGGATGAGTTTAGGAGTGTTGTTAGGGAGTATATATGGTGTGAAAAACAGGAGGGCTATATGTTTTGGTCATAATGACAGGAAGAGGTGTCAGGTGAGATGTGAAGAGAAATACCCTTTTTATATCTGGGCAATAAAGATAGAAGGTTCGAAAACTTTTCAGATAAGGTCATTTAAAAATGATATTTATGCACCAAACCTTATCAAAACAAGATGGCAACTGTAAAATACTTAACTGAGCTTTATGGTGAAAGGTTGCGAAAGAATCCCACATGGACAGTTAAGGAAATGCAGGATACAATGAGAGAAGAATTAGAAATTGAAGTTCCAAGAATCAAGATAATGAGGATTAGAAAAGCTGTTATGGATGAGGTGCATGATACGCTGAAGGAACATTATGCAAAGGACAGCGACTTTGGTCAttaaattctaatctccaatcCACGAAACACAGTGAACATTAGAAGCACTAGGATGAATGAAGGTGATGACAATAAGTTCAAAGAATGTATATTTGTTATTATGCTCTAAAAAGGGGTGGGAAAGAAGGTTGCAAGCCAGTATTAGGACTGGATGGCTGCTTCCTCAAAACTGTCACATGGGGTCGACTGTTGTCTGTAGTTGGGAGAGACGACAACAACGCAATGTTTCCAGTGGTATATGCTGTGGTGGAGAATGAAAACACTGATTCCTGGAGATGGTTCCTAGACTTGGTTAATGATGATTTAGAGTTAGGTGATGGAGGTGGATACACAATAATATTTGATCAACAGAAGGCATGCAATTGAATATGTCAAATATTTTGCGTAATTTATACATGTTTTTACCTtgtatattttttaattattctCAGGGTCTAGAAAATATTGTTAAGGAGTTATAACCTATGGTTGAACATAGGTTTGGCACACGACATCTCTACACAAATTTCAAGAAAAGTAAGCTACTAAATTTTTTTGAGAATACTGATTCAATGTTTGTTTCCAGTTATATCATCATGTGTTTAATTTAATGTGCAGGTATCCATCTGACTTGTTAAAGATATTATTTTGGTCAACAGCCTGTTCTACTCATCCAATGGCATttaatagagtaatgaagcagttTGCAAAGAGTTCCAAAGGTGGACATGAATACCTGAGTAAATTAGATCCTAAATGTTGGTCAAAAgcttattttaaaaaaaaataaaggtTGACAATGTCGAAAATAACATGTCAGAGTGCTTCAATGCATGGATTATTACTGAAAGGTAAATTTACCTTATTTGCtgtaatttatatttttttccaTTTAGTGTAAGTGAGAATGCTAATAGAATTTATAACCTAGGTATGTGCCTATCTTGACCATGTTTCAAGAAGTTCACTTCAAATTAATGAAGAGGATGGTGTAGAAAAGGAAGGACGTTATGAGTAATACTTATATGATCTTGTGTCCAATGATTAAAAAGAAATTAGATGTTGCTATAACTGTATCTAGAGAATGGCAAGCCTGTTGGGATGGTCAAAGAAAATCCCAGGTGAAGTCAGGCACAAAAGTTGTAACTATTGACTTGGTTAAGGGTTCATGTGATTGTAGGGTTTATTATTTGAATGGAATTCCATGTTCACACGCAATATCAACCATCCACGACAGACGACAACAGCCTATATACTGTGTATCTCGTTACTACAAAAAATATATGTACTTAAAGGCTTATAAGTATTCACTTGAAGCCATTAAAGGAGAAGAGTACTGGGAGGTGTAGTCTACAGAGCCATTACTCCCACCTGACATGCCTAAAAAATTGAGAGGCCTAAAAAATTGAGAGGTCGGCCAAAAAAGCTTAGAAGAAAAGAGGGATGGGAAGGAGGCAGAGGTAGTCAAGTCGGAAAGGTATCTCAAATCACTTCAAGAATTAGGTTTAATCTTGGTAGAATTGTGCACTGCAACAAATGTGGTGGAGCTGGACATAGGAGGACTATATGCAAAGTCAATGTTACCACTACCAatgtgaagggtttttagcacataaacgcagcgaaaacgtaaatttaaatcttaaaaaaatcgaaaccctccgcaggatccatgcgaaaaataatatttaattcgtagttcagtatgtttaccttaagaagctttacgttaatggaaagatggaggtctttaatagcgatccaagaacaacgagcggagatccctagtagctgctcctcaagtgtgaagcattccaccggtatccaccaagaaaacgatgtaatgaaggaggaggaggtggagagaattaggattttgtaaatcttttggttgaggcaaaaatagagtttataatagtatatttataggcaaaattttctgctgaaaattttcccataaaatattattattattaaccctttattattctcactaataattaaaacaccttttaattattaatcctttttctaaactctttagaaataattctctcacttgatttaatttccaaaaattaaattcttaattaataatattaagaaccttttcttaattaatttataatcaattaaatctcatttaatcaattattaaatttaccaattaattatttatttcataaataaataattatcagccattattaattaatttatccaccattaaatcattctcttttatggtgtgaccctgtaggttcaatattaagccggtagtagaaataaataataataaaactattttatcattatttatataaattctctaattcattaaatatgattaattaactaatcatatttattctacatcgtgagggatacttcttagcatatcgcgactatccggataatacgaattcactgcttagaataccaagaacctattcagtgagtagttaccgtacaattaattccttctaccctgcaatgtcacgattaaatacaaggcatgaaacttgtgtcaagcctatcttatttaatcacttgctttcccattcactatgcttagttctatttaatgtaaattagaaactcctttctaatttcattcactctggccagagattcctgaactaacataagtggatcagcattgaacattctcttcctatactggaaggggtagatcctttattgatcatacactatcttcgtgtacaaattctatACCctgtagagcccttataattgtcccttgagactaagaactaaaccaaagcatagttcagtgtacacaagatgactatgatgacctcaagtctaaggatacttgtacaactatcactatgtgaacaactgctgacacgtgagtgaactccatcagttgttcagctgtgtgagtcatgttcagtgaacttattctataataagcacctacatactagctatagtgtcaccacacaaatgtctacgagaacatacatcctttataatgaagcaagcttagtatgtaccgatctttgcggattattaattaccagttagtaatcctatgaccaggaactatttaagtttagagttatcatcttttaggtctcattattatgatctcatcacaatccataaaaagctttactctaaactgtggtatatcctatttaaacatttaaatagatagagcccgcaataaaaacaaaatatgtcttttattaatatcaatgaaatcaaaacagattacataaaagttattcctaaatcctcatacatgattggacttaggacatatctctttcaatctcccacttatactaaagccaatcactctggtatctaatacccatcttgtctttatgacgatcaaagtgactctgagaaagtggctttgtgagtggttttgctacgttgttgactgtttggaactcttccaactaattgcaccaccattcagagtaaacacgtaccctgacatggatttgctatcactttctgattgaaaactagagtcactataaccctctattttcaactcagattcaccaccaaaaacaagaaaaatgtcctgagtccttcgcaagtacttaaagatgtttttcactgctttccagtggtcttcacctggattggactgatatctgctcgtcacactaattgaataagcaacatcaggccttgtacacaacatcgcgtacatgatagatcctattgctgaagcataaggaatcttactcatacacTCTCTTTATTCAGGTGTCTTAAGAGACATTTTTCGGAAAGGgatactccatggctcatcggtatgagacctcttttggagttttccatgctaaaccttttaagcactttctggatgtatgtaccctgggtaagacctatcattcttctagatctatctctatagatcttcataccgagaatgtaggatgcttctcccaagtccttcatggtgaagttctttgatagccatactttgaccGATTGTAGCATCAGTATATCATTTCCTaaaagaagtatgtcatccacatacaatacaagaaatgttaccgcgctcccactaaccttcttgtagtcacatggttcatctatgtttttgataaaaccaaactctttgattgtctcttcaaaacggatgttccatctacgagaagcttgccttaaaccatatatggttcgcagcagcttacacactaggtgttcatttcccttggaaagaaaaccctctgtgtaacacccccaaatccggggtcggggatgcgggttgtcacgagttccatttcccttaataacacccaatcttaataaacaatcaactactctgtactgtgaccccacaataaacacacacaccacaagttatagtctcagagatgaatatcaaaaaataacatgagtcattttattccaaaattatatgccattacaccttaaaagggtttctgaataaatttacatttctttgccattattacaattgataaagatacataagtctggtacatcaaaagttgaaagcctagcctattggtagttcctacctcagctatagtgacatcaacgcctataggaaactgcggaacgtttcctatccgctcgcgaattgggagcttggtcctgttcatcttgtctatctgatgttgtgtgatgaaagaagaaagcaagggtgagcaacaagcccaccgaaataatatgtataataattaacaatatatgagcattctcatagtactcatgaaagtcttggtcaagaagaaatgaaccaagccgatatcttaatgcgatgaagtcgcaaaatattcagtatatatacatatatacttttcaaaatcttggaagtcctcttcca
It contains:
- the LOC141718389 gene encoding pentatricopeptide repeat-containing protein At3g03580-like; amino-acid sequence: MNVVSSRTLINKINSLHSKSLYINFSNLSSEHRGHYLQSLSLTNIVYSLDNCNEIQFLKKLHACIFTNGYQHNIFLGSKLLNSYARFGFLTESRWVFSKIINNNLSLWNSVLVGYFRAGHFNEVLRLYCGLRCKNIGVHSQIITFSLRSCVALCDLELGSAVHVDAIKFGLGTDAFVGSSLIGLYCRYGDIQDAFKVFDEIVEKDIVAYTSMVSGYAQIGDYRAYESFEIVKCMQIDGLDPNRVTLVSLLHAAAQLQVGGYGQSVHGYAIRRGIGCFEEVFETSLMDMYLKCGKPYNAMTVCSNMKSRSVASWNALIVGHLQLGQPTEALNLFVLMIREKQKPDLISLANGILCCADLEFLREGKSMQGYAIRSGIELDIVTITALIDLYLKCDNTFTALKLFNGIEDKDVISCNVMMAGFLQSGFANEAIKTFREMVIMGIKPNQSTFLSIIAACSKLGDIKQGKCIQGYVIRHNFESNTDIANQLIDIYSKCNFVDCARKVFNRLEHKDLVSWTSMMMGYVNSGHADEAIFLFCLLRGGRVLPDSVMLICLLQAFTQLGYFSLAREVQSYVYRSCMENKIQVINSLLSTYSKCGKLQCSEKLFAHMARRNLASWNAMITAYGMHGKCSEALNLFSQMKKKCVVPDEVTFTSVLSACSHSGLVEEGLRIFRSMKEDFSLIPREEHYGCVVDLLSRSGQLEEAFGFLQSIPVRYRGSAHSSMLAACRVHGNTRMGEFIGRQLLEIESQNPSAYGMVSNLYAEDDRWDEAAEIRSVANERGLKRTAGYSMVELK
- the LOC141718388 gene encoding putative mitochondrial saccharopine dehydrogenase-like oxidoreductase At5g39410 is translated as MATQTPNSPPYDIIIFGASGFTGKYVIKEALKFLNTPSSPLKNLALAGRNESRLTQALSWATFPNPPPSIPILTADTTDPSSLNRIAAHTKLILNCVGPFRLFGDPVVAACVENGADYLDICGEPDFMERVEANYYDQAVKNGSLVVSACGFDSVPAELGLMFNSMQWVSPAVPNRVEAYVSLESDKKMVGNFGTFESAVLGIANAGKLQELRRSRPRRARPTIPGFAPAKGSTIEHQKEIGLWAVKLPSADATVVRRTLTTLTENPHGLPGANESAEQAERRENFWSTIKPAHFGVKLGSKSFLGVLRFIGVGILMGLFGSFAFGRSLLLKFPSFFSLGWFRKKGPTAEEVDAASFKMWFVGQGFSDSSLASQRNKKPDMQIITRLTGPEIGYLTTPIILIQCALVLLKQRDDLPKGGVFPPGIVFGPTDLQERLQENGISFDIVSKSSISS